The window TCCAAAAAGGGAGTAGGTAGTACTAAAAACGGACGTGACTCTATTTCTAAACGTCTAGGCGCTAAGCGTGCAGACGGTCAATTCGTTTCTGGTGGATCAATTTTATACCGTCAACGCGGTACTAAAATCTATCCAGGTGAAAACGTAGGACGTGGTGGAGACGACACTTTATTCGCGAAAGTGGACGGAGTTGTTAAATTCGAACGTTTCGGACGTGACCGCAAAAAAGTTAGCGTATATCCTGTAGCTCAAGAAGCTTAAGGTGATGGAATAAAACTCTAGCCGATTGGTTAGAGTTTTATTTTTTTGTTGATTGGAGTAGAAGGCACTCGTTTTAAGCGGGCAGTCTCGTGAGCCTTCTCGT is drawn from Bacillus alkalisoli and contains these coding sequences:
- the rpmA gene encoding 50S ribosomal protein L27, with amino-acid sequence MLRLDLQFFASKKGVGSTKNGRDSISKRLGAKRADGQFVSGGSILYRQRGTKIYPGENVGRGGDDTLFAKVDGVVKFERFGRDRKKVSVYPVAQEA